The DNA region ATTTTCGGGTGTGGAAATTTGAGCAATGAAAGTTTGCGTTTTCTTAGTGTCTGTTATCAAATCTGGATGttcaatttttagggttttgatgaaaaaaaattaatgtatgtTAAAGCTTAACTGTTTGATTTATTACTAGCTTATACAGATGTTGAATATTGTTTTGCTGGATATCATGGAGAAAATGTCAATTTCTTGATGTGTGCActtcaaatatttttattttgcatTTTCCGAGAATTACATGAAATTTATATCCTGTGTAAGTGACAATATAATGGGTTGCTTTGGATTCTTCTTCTAATCATGtctgttttcttttcttctgttGTCTTCAGTGGTTTGAAATTCTTGATAGACTCATAGTCATAGGTTAACATTAAAGGAAGATAGTGCTAACTAAGCCAAATATCTTGATTTGGGGTGGAGTATCCAAATGGAGCTACAAAGTTGTAGTCATCTTCATTTCATCCAGACTATTAAAGGGGGTTCAGTTACAAAAGTTCTTAATGTTGCTCGTGGCAGACCAAGACTTGCATTTAAAGAGGTTGCAGACATATATGACTGCATCTTATTTGATAAGGCTGATGCAAAAGCTGAAAGATCATGGACTGATGCTTGGGGATGTAATGCTAACGATGGTGATGATCAGAAAATCATTAACTTGGATGATGATGGGTTTGACAACTTTACACTAAAGGAAATGAAAGAGAGTTGCCAAACAAGCAAGAGGAAACACTCACAAGGTTTTGACTTgactgaaaaaagaaaaataaaggttGAAGATATGTCTTCCCTAGAAGAAGACTACAGGACAAACCAAATGGCCGCAGATGATTCTGATTTCATTGAGACTCTCAGTAGCTGGAGATCTAAACTATCAAAGAATGTGAAGGCCAGGAAGAGAAAATGCACAAAAGTCTCAACTTGTTGTTCCCAAGAGATTGTGCTAGTTGTCAATTCTCAAGAGATCCATCATGGTCAACAGCTCCCACCCTCTAGTGGGGATTCAGCTTCTCTTGTTGATGTGAAATTTGAGGTTCCTGAAGCTGACTGTTTCGACGGGACAGATTACAATTCTGTTGCAGAAAGCAAAGATGAGGCAGAGATAACCCACACCTGGTATTTGGAGAATGAATTACATTATGATTGGGAAGAGCATGTTGATCTTATTCCACTACGAATGATGAGCCCATCTTGTCTGGATCTTGTGATAAATAACTCTGAACTAAGCAGCGACCAGACTACAAACTTTCCTGCAATAGAATTTGAAGATCATAACTCTGATGTTGACGACAATCAACTTGATGGTGGCAATGAACCACCAGCCTCACCACCAAACGTAGTTACTCATAAAGGCCTTGACTGCATAGATCCAGAGTGTAGAGATGATAATACTTTTCTCGGTAGCTGCAATAAATATGAATTTACTGCTGGTGCGGAGATACAGGCACAACCCAGCTCTAATATTGAACATTGCCTAAATCCAAAAGGATCTCCAGTTTCTTGCTCAGATAATTCACCTGAGTATGAGAAGAAGCAATCATTTGCTTCCGTACATGATGATAAGAAGAGACATGTCTATGAAGCTACTGATGAATTGACTTCTTTTGATGATCTCAAAAGTAGTCCAAAGCTGCATCGTCCTGAAAAGCTATTATCAACCAGAAAGGTGCATATTTATCACAAAATTTCTATTCACTTGGTTTATTTTTTTGCTTCTTACTAATTGGTTTCTCTTCAGGCAATTTCACCATCTTCTCAGGAAAAGCTCCATAAAGCCATGGAAACCGTTGATACGCATCATGAAAACAATCTGAGTTAGTGCCTTAAGTATTTTGCTGTGATCTATAACCATAAATGACACCTACATGTTTAAATGCCCCCCACCCCCATTTTCAAATTAGAGATTATGCTGTGATAGGTACACATGGTTTAGTTAGTTTAAGTGAGGGAGTTATCATATAATTAGATAGTTTGTTGAGAGGAGTAAGGcttgttgcctataaataatAGGGGGTTAGAGAATAGGAATCATCTTGGTATTCAGTTAGGAAttgggtttagagagagaagtggttctctttctagggttagagagggtgtttggcatctctctcatgtatctttcccctaatccccaattgggaattagggttctatCAATAAACTACTGCTGATTTTCTGAGTtctaacattggtatcagagcaccgatctggTGCCTGAACCACAAATTCTTTGCTGCGCTATGGAAGAAGCAAGGAGCATGGCAAGAATTTCAGAGGAATTGGTGAGGGGAATTCCAATTTTTGGGGGTGCTGATGCGTATGATTGGACACACAGTATGGAGCGTTTTTTTCTGTCGAGgaaggtgagagaggaagacAAGATGCAATCAACCATGGAGGCTTTAGAAGGAAGGGCTCTTACTTGGTTTGGATGGTGGATGAGTTGTAATCCCAATCCATCATGGGAAGGGTTCAAGATTGCAGTGGTGAGGAGGTTTCAACCTTCCAAGTCTCAGAATCCATTTGAGTTGCTTCTTTCTCTGAAACAGAAGGGAACAGTGGAGGAGTATGTGGTGGAATTCGAGAAGTACGTCGGAGCTCTGAGAGGAATTGATCCAGAATTTGTCAAAGACATCTTCTTGAAAGGATTGAGCGAAGAGATCCGAATGGAGGTACGATTGATTggatctttctctcttcttgaGGTTATTCACAAAGCCATTCTTGTTGAACGAGAAAAGAGAGAATCTGAGATTACAATCGAGCGAACAGTGGCGGCGACATCAGGAGAACCTGAGCGAAAGGATTCAGAGACCGCAGCGGAAGAAGAGCCAGTCGCAGCGGTGGCTGGGCAAGCATCTGAAGCAGAGGACGACTCAACCTCTGCGATTCAGAAACCGAATCTTGGAACAGAGGGTGAATCGGAGACGACGGCGGAAGAAGAGAGGCACGCTACAGTGGGTGAGCAACCATCAGACGCAGTGGAAGACTTAACTTCTGGGTCGCAGAAACCCATTCTTGAAGCGGAGGAGGCGGTGATAGCGCCAGCGGAGTCGTCGCAAGGGAAACTGGAGATCGCAGTGGTGACTGGGCAGGAAggagaaacagaaatcagaggcaagTCTGAAGCTTCCGATAACCCAATCGGAGGAACGGCCAAGGTATTAACGGCGACAGAGTTCAGATTTTCACGTGGGTTACCATTCGTGAGGCCAGAAACGCTCCAACGGCCACCGGCTGCGCCGCCAAACTTTGTCGTCAGGGGCAGTAGTAACTGGGTCTTAGCGCCGCTGGTTGTGTCGAGTTGTGTGGCGATGGGAAATCACGAACTCAGAGCAAGTTGGGAAGAGTTTGTCGTCAGCAGTGGATGGGAATGTTTCTGGAATGTGCAAGCAGCAGAGGTGTGGCCAGAGAGGATGGGGTACCAACTGGACTTCTGCCCTGACAGAATGGGCCATACCCAACTAAGGAGGAATTGGGTCATACAACAGACTAGTGGAGTCAAACTAATAGGTTGGGCCAATGTATCAGATTTTGGGATAAATGTATCAGCTTTTGGGTTAAAACCCAATTTACCCATCTACTTGAGGCAGCAAGGAACCAGAATTCACTTCCAAGAGTCACAGGAAATTTTGCAAGTGTTGTGGAAAAGAGAACTTTTGGACTTTACTGAGAGCAATGAAGAAGAGCAATGGGATCCAGGTGGAAGCTGTGATTGTTTCTTTTGGGTCTTTAGAATCATGGTTGTCAACATTAGAATTGGGGAATAGTTGTTCTTTTTGTAGCTTGTATTTTGTTcctcaccttgaggacaaggtgaattttCAGGGGGGGGAGTATTGATAGGTACACATGGTTTAGTTAGTTTAAGTGAGGGAGTTATCATATAATTAGATAGTTAGTTGAGAGGAGTAAGGcttgttgcctataaataatAGGGGGTTAGAGAATAGGAATCATCTTGGTATTCAGTTAGGAAttgggtttagagagagaagtggttctctttctagggttagagagggtgtttggcatctctctcatgtatctttcccctaatccccaattgggaattagggttctatCAATAAACTACTGCTTCTGAGTTCTAACATGCTGAAAGAGGGAAAATGTGTTTGAATAGCTACAGGCAACATGACAAGTATCATATTATGTGAAAGGTTGAACCATGACGGGGTTGGTGGTGCAGTCATATAATGCTTGAAAATTGTAAAGTTGTAATAGGcttttatataattatttatttttttggtgctGAATAGgcttttattttgagttaaaatattttatttttctcgaACTACATTGAGTTCATTTTTGTCAGAAATAACTCGGGTTTCTACAAAAGTGGccatgtatatatttgtgtttgATGCACAATTATTTTCATTCATATA from Lotus japonicus ecotype B-129 chromosome 2, LjGifu_v1.2 includes:
- the LOC130737544 gene encoding uncharacterized protein LOC130737544 isoform X2, with product MELQSCSHLHFIQTIKGGSVTKVLNVARGRPRLAFKEVADIYDCILFDKADAKAERSWTDAWGCNANDGDDQKIINLDDDGFDNFTLKEMKESCQTSKRKHSQGFDLTEKRKIKVEDMSSLEEDYRTNQMAADDSDFIETLSSWRSKLSKNVKARKRKCTKVSTCCSQEIVLVVNSQEIHHGQQLPPSSGDSASLVDVKFEVPEADCFDGTDYNSVAESKDEAEITHTWYLENELHYDWEEHVDLIPLRMMSPSCLDLVINNSELSSDQTTNFPAIEFEDHNSDVDDNQLDGGNEPPASPPNVVTHKGLDCIDPECRDDNTFLGSCNKYEFTAGAEIQAQPSSNIEHCLNPKGSPVSCSDNSPEYEKKQSFASVHDDKKRHVYEATDELTSFDDLKSSPKLHRPEKLLSTRKAISPSSQEKLHKAMETVDTHHENNLKSMGSSLYFTEQTIKNGATEGFNDIMGAGFTDNPNKTSSGSKTFKGVSHPKGASRIPHSSRPRTRLGCSSGQRYSKSAIIFSEQQMRDTESIAEKLTIELKSIKDILDVVLRSEFCRNKSLRYKVNEIRVAVKNATRAEAEAKRRLKFMARDYKRFCKIMKLAVADPSPSPPQDGVREEKKKVVFADEAGGCLCQVRVYEDGEPSL
- the LOC130737544 gene encoding uncharacterized protein LOC130737544 isoform X1; its protein translation is MEEARSMARISEELVRGIPIFGGADAYDWTHSMERFFLSRKVREEDKMQSTMEALEGRALTWFGWWMSCNPNPSWEGFKIAVVRRFQPSKSQNPFELLLSLKQKGTVEEYVVEFEKYVGALRGIDPEFVKDIFLKGLSEEIRMEVRLIGSFSLLEVIHKAILVEREKRESEITIERTVAATSGEPERKDSETAAEEEPVAAVAGQASEAEDDSTSAIQKPNLGTEGESETTAEEERHATVGEQPSDAVEDLTSGSQKPILEAEEAVIAPAESSQGKLEIAVVTGQEGETEIRGKSEASDNPIGGTAKVLTATEFRFSRGLPFVRPETLQRPPAAPPNFVVRGSSNWVLAPLVVSSCVAMGNHELRASWEEFVVSSGWECFWNVQAAEVWPERMGYQLDFCPDRMGHTQLRRNWVIQQTSGVKLIGWANVSDFGINVSAFGLKPNLPIYLRQQGTRIHFQESQEILQVLWKRELLDFTESNEEEQWDPESMGSSLYFTEQTIKNGATEGFNDIMGAGFTDNPNKTSSGSKTFKGVSHPKGASRIPHSSRPRTRLGCSSGQRYSKSAIIFSEQQMRDTESIAEKLTIELKSIKDILDVVLRSEFCRNKSLRYKVNEIRVAVKNATRAEAEAKRRLKFMARDYKRFCKIMKLAVADPSPSPPQDGVREEKKKVVFADEAGGCLCQVRVYEDGEPSL